A region of the Thioploca ingrica genome:
ACATTTAGGCGTGGCTGGGAAAATGGCGCAAGCATTTATTCATTCTCCCCTATCGCCACTTATTTTCTTTGCCATGTTATTCATGGGTATTATGGGCTTAATTTTTACGCCTCGACAAGAAGATCCGCAAATTTCAGTACCCATGATTGATATTTTTATTCAATATCCCGGCGCCTCAGCACAACAAGTGGCTAAGATGGCGATTGATCCTTTAGAACGGATTATGAGTGAAATTCCCGGTGTTAAACATGTGTATTCCGCAGCGGAACGTGGTCAAGGTCTCGTTACCGTGCGGTTTGACGTGGGCGAAGACTTGGGTATATCTATCGTTAAAGTCCATGATAAATTGCAATCCAATCTGGATAAAATGCCACCTGGCGTATTGCCACCACTCGTGAAACCCAAAGGAATTGATGATGTGCCGGTAGTGACCTTAACTTTATGGTCAGAAGATGTTGATGATGGCGCATTACGCACCCTGGCTTTTGAAGTTATGCAACAACTGAAAGGGATTCCTAATACGGGTCAAAGTTTTGTGGTTGGTGGACGTGCTGAGCAGGTATTAATCGAACTGAAACCGGAGCGATTATCTGGTTTTGGCATCAGTCTTGGACAAGTGGCTCAAACGATACAAACAGCCAATAGTGAATATAATGCCGGCTATGTGGAAACAAATAATACCCACTACACGGTTTATACCGGTAAATTTTTAAGCAATGCCTATGAAATAGGACAACTGGTCGTGGGGACTTATCAAAATGCACCGATCTATGTACGTGATGTGGCTAATGTTTCCCAAGGTCCGGAGAAAGAACCGAATCAAATCGTTAATTATTTCTCTGGTCCAGCTTACGGTTATAAGCAAAAACAGTTAGATCCACAACTTATCTTGCCTATCGCTAATGGTGCACCGGCAGTGACCATTGCCATTGCCAAAAAAATTGGTACCAATGGAGTAACCGTTGCCAATGCCATTTTAGAACGTATCGAAACCCTAAAGAAAACAGTCATTCCTGATAATGTTCAGGTTGAAGTGACGCGTAATTATGGTGAAACGGCAAATGATAAGGTCAATGACTTAATTAAAAAATTATTTATTGCTACCGGTGCCGTGACCATCCTCGTGTTGTGGTGGTTAGGTTGGCGTCCAGCACTGGTGGTGACGATTGTAATTCCGGTCGTGATTTTAATTACAGTGTTCTCTGCTTGGATTTTAGGTTTCACCATTGATCGGGTGAGTTTATTTGCGTTAATATTCTCTATCGGTATTTTAGTTGATGATGCGATTGTCGTTATAGAAAATATTTATCGTCGTTGGTTACTGAAAGGTGAGACGGACACTTCAACTGCCGTTGATGCCGTGCGCGAAGTGGGTAATCCAACTATTTTAGCGACTTTTACGGTGGTAGCGGCTTTATTACCTATGGGGTTTGTCTCTGGCATGATGGGACCTTACATGTTACCGATCCCCATCTTGGGTTCAGTAGCGATGGTCTTTTCTTTGTTTGCCGCTTTCGTATTTACACCTTGGTTAGCGATGCATTTTAAACCCTCATTAGCAGCCCTCCAAAAAGCAGAACATCAAGAACATAAATCGAATGAAAGGTGGGAAAGACGTTATCGTAAAGTTTTGCCTCCTTTATTTACGAATCGCTTGTTAGGCTGGGGATTTTTGCTGTTACTGATTGTTAGCTTTGCTGCTGCTTGTTCCATGTTTTATTTCAAATCAGTTGAAGTCAAAATGTTACCCTTGGATAAGAAGCCAGAATTCAATGTGTTTATTGACATGCCAGAAGGAACCGCGCTGCCGGTAACCGCCAATTTGACTTATCAACTCGCCAACAGACTACGTCAAGAACCCGATTTTCCAGAAGTCATTGCGTTACAAACTTATGTCGGTACTTCACAACCATTTGATTTTAATGGCATGGTTCGCCATTATTATTTGCGCAACCGGGCTTGGCACGCTGATATTCATGTGCAACTCCAAAAACATAAATGCCATTTTCCTTTTATACCTTGCTTATTTGAAAAACACCACCGCAGCAGTCATGAAATCGCAGTCCAAGCTCGAAGAACCTTAAATGATTTCATCAAAGGTGAATTAAAGAGTCCGGCTAAAATTACAATTGTGGAGATGCCTCCCGGTCCGCCGGTGTTACAAGCGATGGTAGCAGAAGTCTATGGTCCAGATGACAAAACTCGCTGGGAAGTCGCACAAAAAATAACCCAAGCCTTTCAAAAGGCTGAAATTGTCAAAGACGTAGACAATTATATGATCGAGCCTTATGAGTTTTGGCGGTTTGAAGTTGACACCGAAAAAGCGGTACGACGGGGTATTTCGGTCGACACCATTAATCAAAATTTAATGATGGCACTGGGTGGTTTCAAGCTTGGCGATATTAAAGAAGGTCACCACTTAGAACCTACCTATATCATTATCCAAGTACCACTGATGTACCGTGCCCAACTGAGTCGCTTATATGATTTACCGATTCCTTCGCAAAATGGAGGCATTGTGCCACTCACTGAGTTAGGACATTTTGTAAAAGATAAGCAAGAGCCGATTTATTATCAAAAAGATTTGCGTCCCGTTGAATACGTGGTCGGTGATTCAGTAGGCATTTACGACGAGGTCAAAAATAGTTACAGCTTAAGTGCACCGATTTATGGCATGTTAGAAGTAGAAAGCCTGTTAAAAGATTATGAGACGCCTGATGGTATTAACCTGATTAAAACCGGATGTCATTCCTTCTCTTTTCTCGCTTACTGTGACCGATTTATTGGTCCACCGCCAATCGGAAAATCTGGTTTTGAATGGAGTGGCGAATGGACTGTCACTTATGAAACTTTCCGTGATATGGGATTAGCATTCTGTGTGGCTATGGTGTTGATTTACATTTTAGTAGTCTGGTTATTTGGCAACTTTATTGTCCCGGCGATCATTATGGTACCGATTCCACTTACTTTATTAGGTATTATTCCGGGTCACTGGTTCTTAGACGCCGAATTCACCGCGACTTCAATGATAGGTTGGATTGCTTTGGCTGGCATTATTGTGCGTAATTCCATCTTATTAGTCGATTACTCTATCCATGAAATTCAAAAAGGTACCCCGATTCAAGACGCCGTTATCTTAGCTTGTAAAACGCGGACGCGACCCATTTTAATCACCGCTCTCGCTTTAGTCGCGGGATCAAGTGTGATTATTGTTGACCCCATTTTCCAGGGTATGGCTATTTCTTTGCTATCTGGTGTATTAGTTTCTACCCTATTAACTTTGATTGTTATTCCGTTAGGATGTTTAAGTATCGGTCCTAATGCTCTGTGTGCAACCGCTGGAAATGGTCATGGTGATCTGCCACCACCTACTGCTGCCCACTTTGCTACTTACCAACCAGCCACCTCTCAGCCTCCGGCAATGCCTTTATGGTTACGTTTGTGGATAGTGGTTATCAGTGTCATTCTCTG
Encoded here:
- a CDS encoding acriflavin resistance protein, whose protein sequence is MTEQYSPTENSPQHLGVAGKMAQAFIHSPLSPLIFFAMLFMGIMGLIFTPRQEDPQISVPMIDIFIQYPGASAQQVAKMAIDPLERIMSEIPGVKHVYSAAERGQGLVTVRFDVGEDLGISIVKVHDKLQSNLDKMPPGVLPPLVKPKGIDDVPVVTLTLWSEDVDDGALRTLAFEVMQQLKGIPNTGQSFVVGGRAEQVLIELKPERLSGFGISLGQVAQTIQTANSEYNAGYVETNNTHYTVYTGKFLSNAYEIGQLVVGTYQNAPIYVRDVANVSQGPEKEPNQIVNYFSGPAYGYKQKQLDPQLILPIANGAPAVTIAIAKKIGTNGVTVANAILERIETLKKTVIPDNVQVEVTRNYGETANDKVNDLIKKLFIATGAVTILVLWWLGWRPALVVTIVIPVVILITVFSAWILGFTIDRVSLFALIFSIGILVDDAIVVIENIYRRWLLKGETDTSTAVDAVREVGNPTILATFTVVAALLPMGFVSGMMGPYMLPIPILGSVAMVFSLFAAFVFTPWLAMHFKPSLAALQKAEHQEHKSNERWERRYRKVLPPLFTNRLLGWGFLLLLIVSFAAACSMFYFKSVEVKMLPLDKKPEFNVFIDMPEGTALPVTANLTYQLANRLRQEPDFPEVIALQTYVGTSQPFDFNGMVRHYYLRNRAWHADIHVQLQKHKCHFPFIPCLFEKHHRSSHEIAVQARRTLNDFIKGELKSPAKITIVEMPPGPPVLQAMVAEVYGPDDKTRWEVAQKITQAFQKAEIVKDVDNYMIEPYEFWRFEVDTEKAVRRGISVDTINQNLMMALGGFKLGDIKEGHHLEPTYIIIQVPLMYRAQLSRLYDLPIPSQNGGIVPLTELGHFVKDKQEPIYYQKDLRPVEYVVGDSVGIYDEVKNSYSLSAPIYGMLEVESLLKDYETPDGINLIKTGCHSFSFLAYCDRFIGPPPIGKSGFEWSGEWTVTYETFRDMGLAFCVAMVLIYILVVWLFGNFIVPAIIMVPIPLTLLGIIPGHWFLDAEFTATSMIGWIALAGIIVRNSILLVDYSIHEIQKGTPIQDAVILACKTRTRPILITALALVAGSSVIIVDPIFQGMAISLLSGVLVSTLLTLIVIPLGCLSIGPNALCATAGNGHGDLPPPTAAHFATYQPATSQPPAMPLWLRLWIVVISVILWIINAVKMVYYLIRAIFIIIFSIISSVLDGLIRKNPPPTPSPTTPTKTPPTSPPPPVMTPSQTTGRAELGVTSSLSSAMAAEPSTTRVTLSPEAAVNSMTLVVVDTPSRELTTLASATVNPQISTTEKEIIVSAQLVTTPVQSASTDEINRDQPIEKPTPLSLETTLSSEVTPSEEEELTDNQADQDPTLVITTSETTSRQETPPTAAAKQTTSRASKKKATTRRGIQLKTDLVTQYKPEKSDNGNDDSNKSD